DNA sequence from the ANME-2 cluster archaeon genome:
TACCCGGAAGAAACCATCTCATCCACCGGTACGGGTGTACCGTCTACCATGACAATGACGGTCTCAGGGTTCAATTCCAGTTTTCCCAGCACATCACCGTACGTGCTGCCATTATCAAGTTCTAATGATTGTTCGGAAACGCTACCTGTAAGGACTTTCACCCGGACCATCAAATTGAGTTAATCCTCCTCGGTCAACTCGGCAATCTCCCCTTTAGAGCTGGTCAACGATTCCAGATTGTTCTTGATCAATTTTTTCTCAAGTATTTCCTGCTTCTTATCGCCTTTACGTTGCTGGTCTCTTTTTTTAAATTTTGACATACAGCTCACCTCAAAACTCATTAAATACTCACTATTTACTATCTCTACTATTCTATTTAGCCCCTTCCCTTATCTCATCGAACACCAGTTCTTTCCAATCCCTCTCCCCCAGCACGATCTCAAATTCCACCGGGGTGAGGACCGGTGCATTGAACCTTGATGCGTCATCAATAGCAATGCGTGGACATGCCGTGTTCACAAATGCATCAACCTTGAACTGCAGCATTGCCTCGGGAGTGATAGTATCCAGCATGATTGTGACATGCTCCTTACCGTGCTTGCCGGCAAGTCCGGCCATCCTTCCTGCAAGTTCCATCCTGTACTGTCCCACCTTGGTAGATACCACAATACCAAACGTGCCGGCATCCAGGCATCTGGCAATAATCCCGCTCCTGATACGTAGAATCCTCTCAGGGTCCACCCATTCCACAGTGTTCATCAAGGGGTCAGCTACCAGTA
Encoded proteins:
- a CDS encoding MoaD/ThiS family protein, with product MVRVKVLTGSVSEQSLELDNGSTYGDVLGKLELNPETVIVMVDGTPVPVDEMVSSGYLEVLRIVSGGRLEVHTKIKN